One genomic window of Glycine max cultivar Williams 82 chromosome 16, Glycine_max_v4.0, whole genome shotgun sequence includes the following:
- the LOC100798058 gene encoding uncharacterized protein yields the protein MVTEGTKKPQVSVPPPPPPRKINVQKYAESRALELQSLQHIIENRVNSDYRSQRNKRRRTTAFNNQIARKGCRRKRQKLGIIDKALAESGLEEDQLKKLSRRVRRRYELKKNPENGFCTSGDGTKRLRTHVWHAKRFAMTKLWGYHLPLCLQGRGKGSRALLKRLKQGVLVHDASYYTAVQLEGPEDSLMSVLRMVLEPYLATATHPGNHDDSVLSSVTYGSAMLHQYGTPDSQPIAPVTYMWQPSSQQNMSTELDGRNDYTSFRQYDIGNDLNKHGVELCEKSGKTKHGSSLRRLWVWIHASAFEEGYDNLKIACQKEMEKGGISINCFSLEGQLAKLELIGLGTFQLLQKVLHAVGSISENYWQLKKHVPIEEESVSQNQNSSILKSEDYFSSCAMLSLNVKDPRELPWKKTVVPLESLSTKTPSDAQETKYKELAELGGILEENKDLSSLSRSKLEDSQFDIDDLWYATTRGLRPPVEDNVLSKEKYHERMVNFFLDDIDSGEINSSTKVQCSRSCPILLLKNDMKELIIGWSVILPLSWVKAFWIPLISNGAHAIGLQEKNWISCEMGLPFFPSDFPDCKAYSCLMEAKAAAFNKKAELCPLVTRHLRVPILPPWGIVRITFDKVINAMETPDLSTREDLINANSLPNPCHGNFEISKSDSGSNSFDGTVVRTGCMLTTFLNETKTCQLLLFPYAADGKARISKFINGELKLDPRHRSSDIYDHKQCFVRVHLNPFKEGCFEEGAVICAPYPSDISLWTSSCEKREEGLQMSQSAMRLYFKEHSSGKWGMQIPDDSIARMSHRWPIGFVTTASVQGSKSLVAEGFCEAVLLSNLREEQWKEMPMKKRREIYVLVRNLRSTAYRLALASIVLEYQENDIEFL from the exons ATGGTTACTGAGGGAACCAAAAAACCTCAAGTTTCagtaccaccaccaccaccacctcgaAAAATCAATGTGCAGAAATATGCTGAATCACGTGCTCTCGAGCTCCAGAGTCTTCAACATATCATAGAAAATAGAGTAAACAGTGATTATAGGTCTCAAAGGAACAAGAGAAGAAGGACAACTGCGTTTAATAACCAAATTGCAAGAAAGGGGTGCAGAAGAAAGAGGCAGAAACTGGGAATAATTGATAAAGCCCTTGCTGAATCAGGTTTGGAGGAGGATCAACTAAAGAAGCTTTCTCGGCGTGTTCGTCGGAGATATGAACTAAAGAAAAACCCAGAGAATGGTTTTTGCACTTCTGGGGATGGAACCAAGAGGCTGAGAACTCATGTTTGGCATGCAAAGCGGTTTGCTATGACCAAGCTTTGGGGTTACCACCTTCCTTTGTGTCTTCAAGGAAG GGGTAAAGGTTCGAGGGCGCTCCTGAAAAGGCTCAAACAAGGGGTGCTTGTACATGATGCAAGCTATTATACTGCTGTCCAATTGGAGGGTCCAGAG GATTCATTAATGTCAGTATTAAGAATGGTGCTGGAACCCTATCTGGCAACAGCAACACATCCTGGAAATCATGATGACTCTGTTCTTTCCAGTGTAACCTATGGAAGTGCAATG CTGCATCAATATGGAACACCAGATTCTCAGCCAATTGCTCCTGTAACCTACATGTGGCAaccaagttcccaacaaaataTGAGTACTGAGCTAGATGGAAGAAATGATTATACTTCTTTTCGACAGTATGATATTGGTAATGATTTAAACAAACATGGTGTGGAATTATGTGAAAAATCAGGCAAAACGAAGCACGGTTCTTCATTAAGACGCCTATGGGTGTGGATACATGCTTCTGCCTTTGAAGAAGGATATGATAATCTAAAAATTGCCTGCCAGAAAGAG ATGGAGAAGGGGGGCATCTCAATTAATTGCTTTTCCCTTGAGGGTCAACTTGCAAAATTAGAATTAATTGGATTAGGGACATTTCAACTTCTTCAAAAAGTATTGCATGCTGTTGGAAg TATTTCAGAGAATTATTGGCAATTAAAGAAACATGTCCCTATTGAAGAAGAGTCTGTTTCTCAGAACCAAAATTCATCCATACTGAAAAGTGaggattatttttcttcttgtgCTATGTTATCTCTTAATGTCAAGGATCCTCGAGAATTGCCATGGAAGAAGACTGTTGTTCCACTGGAGTCCCTTTCAACTAAGACTCCAAGTGATGCACAAGAAACTAAATACAAAGAGCTTGCTGAATTGGGAGGAATATTGGAAGAGAATAAAGATTTATCTTCATTATCAAGGTCAAAACTTGAAGACAGCCAGTTTGATATTGACGATCTATGGTATGCTACCACCAGAGGGTTGAGGCCCCCAGTGGAAGACAATGTCCTTTCCAAGGAGAAATACCATGAACGTATGGTTAATTTCTTCCTTGATGATATAGATTCTGGAGAGATCAACTCTTCAACTAAGGTGCAGTGCTCGAGATCTTGCCctattcttcttttaaaaaatgatatgaaGGAATTGATTATAGG ATGGTCTGTTATACTTCCCTTAAGTTGGGTCAAAGCCTTCTGGATTCCGCTCATCTCTAATGGGGCACATGCAATAGGTTTGCAAGAGAAGAACTGGATTTCATGTGAA ATGGGGCTACCATTTTTCCCTTCAGATTTCCCAGATTGTAAGGCATACTCTTGCTTAATGGAAGCCAAAGCTGCtgcatttaataaaaaagcAGAACTCTGTCCTCTTGTGACAAGGCATTTAAGAGTTCCCATACTGCCTCCATGGGGTATTGTTCGCATTACTTTTGACAAAGTGATTAATGCAATGGAGACTCCTGATCTTTCAACTAGGGAAGATTTGATCAATGCTAATTCATTACCAAACCCTTGCCATGGAaactttgaaatttcaaaatctgACTCTGGGAGTAATTCGTTTGATGGAACTGTAGTGAGGACAGGTTGTATGCTGACTACTTTCCTCAACGAAACCAAAACTTGTCAATTGTTATTGTTTCCTTATGCAGCAGATGGAAAGGCTAGAATATCTAAGTTTATTAATGGTGAACTAAAGCTTGATCCAAGACATAGAAGCTCTGACATTTATGACCATAAGCAATGTTTTGTAAGAGTTCATCTGAATCCATTCAAGGAAGGATGTTTTGAAGAGGGTGCAGTTATTTGTGCACCATATCCTTCTGATATATCTTTATGGACTTCAAG TTGTGAGAAAAGAGAAGAGGGACTTCAAATGTCTCAATCTGCTATGCGGTTATACTTCAAAGAACATTCCTCTGGTAAATGGGGAATGCAGATACCAGATGATTCAATTGCTAGAATGTCTCACCGGTGGCCTATTGGCTTTGTCACAACAGCTTCTGTTCAAGGAAG CAAAAGTCTAGTAGCAGagggcttttgcgaggctgtTTTACTATCTAATTTGAGAGAAGAACAGTGGAAGGAGATGCCTATGAAGAAGAGGAGGGAAATATACGTACTTGTCAGGAATTTAAGATCTACAGCATATAGACTTGCTCTTGCCTCTATTGTTCTTGAATATCAGGAAAATGACATTGAGTTCTTGTAA